Genomic segment of Danaus plexippus chromosome 5, MEX_DaPlex, whole genome shotgun sequence:
aaACCTGATATCGTTTGAGAACATCTTTAACTCCCCTATTTTTCCTTTAATGCTGATAGCATCGTAATCTTTTGAAAATTCTTCGAATTTCGTAGCTAGGTccattctattttcaaaactaGGGAAAACGCCTTCCAGATGAATTGGAGGTAGTTGGTTAGAATTGTTAATCGGTTTTGGAGGATCTGTAAaagaataacatataatacatctttttaaatgaaaagtatattgacaataaaaatgaGCTGGTAATTTGTATAGTTACCACTATTGCCACTTATGAAAGCACTTTCTCCAGACGCCAAATCCCTCCGCGTCATTTCCCAACGgtcttcaattttataattttgacttTTGTATAGATTCGGTATAGGTTCTTCCCTTTTTGTAGTCATTTGAGGCgtgttcaaagaaaataagaaattaaaatgcgTACTATTTGGGCATCTTGGACTCTTTTGAATCGGAGGTAATTTCAGTATGTCATCTGCTGCTGAACCTCCGTTTTTATCGTTCAACATTTTCACTCGAATACCGCAACTATTAACAAATATGGTGTCATTGCTATCCTCATTTCCCGTCAATGTCTTTTCACTCGGTGTGACATCTACGATATTATCTTTTCTATGTGAAGTTTCTTCGGTTAATGGTGTGAGCGGGGAAAAGTTACGGTTGCAATGTTCTGGAGAATGCGTTTGTAATAGCAATAGAGGGCTTTCTGAAATTTTGTTGTACAGTTCCTTAACATCGTGGTCCACAAACTCAAATTCCCCCTCATCAAAGGTATCgtctttattacatttcttatGGTAATTATTTTCCATCAGAGAATCCTCTTCCATATCCGAGTCGAATGATGAGTGATAGACACTGGTACTATCGTACGGCGTTTCGTTTTTACTTTCCGACAAATCCTCTTTCGAGTCCTGATCTATAAATCGAATTATTGTATCATTCGAACTTTGTCTTGTTACATCATTTTCCGTCTCCGattctttgtaaattgaagATTTGTCTTCTAAGCTATTCGCTAGGATGGGGTGGCTTTCGATGTTTGTATCGTTGAGATTGTTAACGACATCTCTTTCGTCAGTTCCATTAGCATTAACGAGATGGATTCTGTATTCTAAAGTCCTGTTTTCGGTTATCGATACAAATGATGTTTGTGTTTCTAATGTACTGCATTCAATTTTATGTGGATTGCCGTGAACCAATTCAATTATGGTTTTACTTGTTTGCGTGTATGTCTCTTGAGCCAGTATGGATATTTTTGAAGAATTTGTGCACATGGATTGGTCTTTCGCATATATAATGTTGTCTGGAGAATTTCGGTTTACAATGAAACATGTATCGGTTACTTTGTGAGGTGTCAAGTTTTCTTGCGTTTGAAACATCGCCTCACTGACATCACTGTCTTCACAGTCAATGACGTAAGTAGCCTTCGACGTGGAGTTGTTTCCATCCGGGCTGCTGTCGGTGAAATCGAATGAATATACGTTAGATGTGGTTACACTCTTCTGAGAGTCTGTGTATCTGACGTCTCCCACTAGATCTTCGATTTCATCTTCCTAGTAAAGTTATACAGGAtgcgattattttttttgttaaaaagtttCATCTAGTCAATATATTCTTACCATTGTTATccaattttgaataaaaatgatataaaatcacAACATCTAGGCGCAGTGTAACCACATAccaatattttagtttactgAATATTTACGTACGTTTCTGACAGGCCATGACACTTTGAACTAAGAAACTGTCAGTTTATcctttttttgtgtttatttgttgtatttaaGACAACAGCTTTAACGAGCTACAAGGCAATGTGGCTTTTTCATGAATTGATAgtcattaaaaacttaaaatctaTTATCGTTACTAGaatgttaatgaaatatagtttt
This window contains:
- the LOC116769324 gene encoding uncharacterized protein LOC116769324, with product MEDEIEDLVGDVRYTDSQKSVTTSNVYSFDFTDSSPDGNNSTSKATYVIDCEDSDVSEAMFQTQENLTPHKVTDTCFIVNRNSPDNIIYAKDQSMCTNSSKISILAQETYTQTSKTIIELVHGNPHKIECSTLETQTSFVSITENRTLEYRIHLVNANGTDERDVVNNLNDTNIESHPILANSLEDKSSIYKESETENDVTRQSSNDTIIRFIDQDSKEDLSESKNETPYDSTSVYHSSFDSDMEEDSLMENNYHKKCNKDDTFDEGEFEFVDHDVKELYNKISESPLLLLQTHSPEHCNRNFSPLTPLTEETSHRKDNIVDVTPSEKTLTGNEDSNDTIFVNSCGIRVKMLNDKNGGSAADDILKLPPIQKSPRCPNSTHFNFLFSLNTPQMTTKREEPIPNLYKSQNYKIEDRWEMTRRDLASGESAFISGNSDPPKPINNSNQLPPIHLEGVFPSFENRMDLATKFEEFSKDYDAISIKGKIGELKMFSNDIRQRSGNRSISPTSTSSPGDSKLSDVAEKGCDALCSELLKRLRSSSWHEVIETLENLPKALDSFWCVITENRIATLIRQVIVHIESPRTQVAKAACSSLADILRNTNYTKKPDFYEAIAILLIKTGSFSRPVRRAANVALDDIVCSVDITQSVTAICVYGVGHKSPFVRCASARLLVVCCAMAGGGRRVLRERPPTAAAARRHALRALAELLYDKNTDTRKYAERLYLMLRPLPNFEAYFLTDVDVELASQHMKKFDRLLNKQPR